The following coding sequences are from one Rhodobiaceae bacterium window:
- the comB gene encoding putative 2-phosphosulfolactate phosphatase has product MVAPNLTVSRHKGHGAIDGTHDIAVVIDVIRAFTFAKTAFDNGAERLLLAKEVDTARALAAANPNSLLAGEVDTLPIDGFDFGNSPAQIAGLDLMDCTIVHRTSNGTQMAIKALECASHVLVTGLSNAQATAKEVANLAENGAKKLLLVATHPTGDEDVACGDLLLSLLGQEGGITPDQAFDRTQASEAAEKFLDPAQPDYAATDLVHVLAMDPPAYAMRVALEADVPTVRKTTLKNV; this is encoded by the coding sequence GGTGCGATTGATGGCACCCACGACATAGCCGTCGTGATCGACGTCATTCGCGCTTTTACGTTTGCAAAGACCGCATTCGACAATGGGGCTGAGCGTCTTTTGCTTGCAAAGGAAGTTGATACCGCCCGCGCCCTTGCAGCAGCCAATCCAAATAGCCTGCTTGCGGGTGAAGTGGATACGCTGCCGATTGACGGATTTGATTTCGGCAACTCGCCTGCACAGATCGCAGGACTAGACCTGATGGACTGTACGATCGTGCACCGCACCTCCAACGGTACGCAGATGGCCATCAAAGCGTTGGAATGTGCGTCTCATGTCCTCGTGACTGGCCTCAGCAACGCCCAAGCTACAGCCAAGGAAGTGGCGAACCTTGCAGAGAATGGTGCAAAGAAACTGCTTCTGGTCGCAACCCACCCAACTGGTGATGAGGATGTCGCCTGTGGTGATCTGCTGCTGTCGCTGCTTGGCCAGGAAGGTGGCATCACTCCTGATCAGGCTTTTGATCGGACCCAGGCATCAGAGGCTGCGGAAAAATTTCTCGATCCCGCACAGCCTGATTATGCTGCAACCGATCTGGTTCATGTTCTTGCCATGGACCCTCCAGCCTATGCGATGCGGGTGGCGCTTGAGGCAGACGTCCCGACTGTCAGAAAAACCACCCTGAAAAACGTCTGA
- the yheI gene encoding putative multidrug resistance ABC transporter ATP-binding/permease protein YheI translates to MSTGASSPGVRRQGPLWRLVPLIHAHARKFWGGMILIINGRFLEAGMPLLLAIAVDSLNTDAPNLVWPALGILGLMCARYVSFSFGRRFVRQVGVEVAFDLRQKLYWHLQLQGPRFFAQYSTGDLMARAINDLQLIRMMIGLGSRLLLVLGASGIIAFGVMLTLSSKLALMLLPLLPFIAFFGWLIARKIFIQSTAVQEGFSDLSAQVQENLNGIRTIQTHAQEAREIDRLEKKSSDYAGEFQRLMFFNSALTSTMFVMTGAATIIIVGFGGSLVMAGEISIGTFTAFIFYLAMMLSPVKEAGVMVTLFQRAASASARIHAILDHEPEIRDADDAAPLAGVGGALTIKHLSYLHPEQEDAEDAWPALDDVTFNVEKGQTVAILGRVGSGKSTLLRLLVRLLDPPPGTVYLDGQDVRMLPLAQVRQEISFVPQDPFLFADRLGQNITYDNPDRTVEEVWDAAEAADLGETIGTFPAQLDTAVGERGVTLSGGQKQRTSLARGLIRGAPVLLLDDCFSAVDTETEDKILKQLRMLRAGRTTLLVSHRVSTAQHADRIFMLDQGRIVEAGTHAELMAAGGSYAELAHLQSRRDALKSDLDAQNVSGGAA, encoded by the coding sequence ATGTCGACCGGAGCCTCTAGCCCCGGAGTCCGACGCCAAGGTCCTCTTTGGCGGTTAGTGCCCCTGATCCACGCGCACGCCCGGAAGTTCTGGGGTGGGATGATACTGATCATCAATGGCCGGTTCCTCGAAGCGGGCATGCCTTTACTGCTCGCGATTGCGGTTGATTCACTCAATACCGACGCGCCCAACCTCGTTTGGCCTGCCCTTGGCATCCTCGGGCTCATGTGCGCGCGGTATGTTTCTTTCTCCTTTGGGCGCCGTTTTGTTCGGCAGGTGGGCGTGGAAGTGGCCTTTGACCTACGCCAAAAACTCTATTGGCATCTTCAACTGCAGGGGCCACGCTTCTTTGCCCAATATTCCACCGGCGACCTGATGGCACGGGCCATCAACGACCTGCAGCTCATCCGAATGATGATTGGGCTGGGATCGCGCCTGCTGTTGGTGTTGGGTGCGTCTGGGATCATCGCCTTTGGTGTGATGCTAACACTTTCGTCCAAACTTGCATTGATGCTTCTGCCTCTTTTGCCTTTCATTGCGTTTTTTGGCTGGTTGATCGCTCGAAAGATATTCATCCAGTCGACCGCCGTTCAGGAAGGCTTTTCAGATCTCTCAGCGCAAGTTCAAGAAAACCTGAATGGGATCCGGACCATCCAGACCCATGCGCAAGAAGCGCGCGAGATTGATCGGCTTGAGAAGAAAAGCAGCGACTATGCCGGTGAGTTCCAGCGCCTCATGTTTTTCAACTCAGCGCTCACCTCCACCATGTTTGTGATGACCGGCGCTGCGACAATCATCATTGTCGGGTTCGGCGGATCCCTCGTCATGGCTGGCGAGATCAGCATTGGTACTTTTACAGCATTCATCTTTTACCTGGCCATGATGCTGTCGCCGGTCAAAGAAGCGGGCGTCATGGTCACTCTTTTCCAAAGGGCGGCTTCTGCTTCTGCCCGCATCCACGCGATCCTGGACCATGAGCCGGAGATCCGCGATGCAGACGACGCTGCACCTTTGGCCGGAGTTGGCGGGGCGCTGACCATCAAACATCTTTCCTATCTGCATCCTGAACAAGAGGATGCTGAAGATGCCTGGCCCGCTCTTGATGACGTGACCTTTAATGTCGAGAAAGGACAGACCGTCGCCATACTAGGGCGTGTGGGTTCCGGGAAATCCACTCTGCTTCGATTGCTGGTTCGACTGCTCGACCCGCCGCCAGGCACGGTCTATCTCGACGGCCAAGACGTGCGGATGTTGCCACTTGCGCAGGTGCGGCAAGAAATCTCTTTTGTGCCGCAAGACCCGTTCCTGTTCGCGGACCGCCTGGGGCAGAACATCACTTACGATAATCCGGACCGCACCGTCGAAGAAGTCTGGGACGCTGCAGAAGCAGCTGATCTTGGCGAAACCATTGGAACGTTCCCTGCTCAACTCGATACAGCTGTTGGTGAACGCGGTGTCACTCTGTCGGGCGGCCAAAAACAGCGCACGAGCCTTGCGCGCGGCCTCATCCGCGGCGCGCCTGTCCTGTTGCTGGACGATTGCTTTTCGGCTGTGGATACAGAAACAGAAGACAAGATTCTCAAGCAACTCAGGATGCTTCGCGCTGGACGCACCACCTTGCTCGTCTCGCACCGAGTTTCGACAGCGCAGCATGCAGACAGGATTTTCATGCTGGACCAGGGGCGGATTGTCGAAGCGGGCACTCACGCTGAGTTGATGGCAGCGGGTGGCTCGTATGCAGAACTCGCCCACCTGCAGAGCCGTCGGGATGCCCTTAAGTCAGACCTCGACGCACAGAACGTATCGGGAGGTGCAGCATGA